In Sandaracinaceae bacterium, the genomic window GAACGCCGATGCCGTCGTAGCCATTGCCGGCGAGCTCGATGCCCAGCTCGCGTGCGCGTGCGCGCGCGTCGGCCACGTGCGCGTGGTGCCCGGGGGCGTAGACGGGCAGCGCCCGCAGCCTGCGCTTGGTCCGCGAGAGGGTGGGCTCCGCCGTGATGCCCACGAAGTGCTGCAGCTCCGCGCGGGTCAGCTCCACCAGCTCGGCGTCGCTGCAGCCCGGCGGGGCCTCCATCACGCAGCGCACCAACACCTCACCGCGCGGCGCGCGGCCGTGCCACTTGCGGCTGGCCCAGGTGCACGCGACCAGCGCGCGGCCGAGCGCGGGGTCCACCAGGAAGCCCGTGCCGTCCACGCCGGCGGCCCACTCGCCGTCTCCGCTCGCGTCCTTCGAGATGAAGGGCAGGTCGGCGGCGTGGTAACCGAGCGACACCACGTTCACGTCCGACGCTCGGATTCCATCGAGCTGGTCCGAAAGCGTGGCATCCAGTCCGGCGACGAGGCGCGCGCCCATCCAGGTCGGGCAGGCCAGCACCACCGTGTCGGCCTCGATCTCCCCGTGTCGGCTGGTGATGACGCGCAGCTGTCCGTCGCTCGTCCTCCGGATGCTCTGTGCCGGGACACCGAGGTACGTCCACGGGGCCACCTCCTGGGCCAGCACCTCGACGAGGGTCTGCATGCCACCCGAGAGCGTCACCAGTCCGCCTTGCTC contains:
- the hemG gene encoding protoporphyrinogen oxidase — protein: MTSAVVIGAGVAGLGAAARLRRAGARVTLLEAGARVGGLVETERTGGWVIEHGADGFLSSKSQMTQHLAWLGLEGKIVRSGSAPRRAYIASQGGLEPLPASLFRFERGAVRELLGSRLLSPSAKLRLLLEPFVTRGTAEESVAGFMGRRFGVEVAEHIVEPMLRGVFGSPTSALGMQGAMPKLADHERRYGSVGLALMLAPRSGEQGGLVTLSGGMQTLVEVLAQEVAPWTYLGVPAQSIRRTSDGQLRVITSRHGEIEADTVVLACPTWMGARLVAGLDATLSDQLDGIRASDVNVVSLGYHAADLPFISKDASGDGEWAAGVDGTGFLVDPALGRALVACTWASRKWHGRAPRGEVLVRCVMEAPPGCSDAELVELTRAELQHFVGITAEPTLSRTKRRLRALPVYAPGHHAHVADARARARELGIELAGNGYDGIGVPDCLASGLRAAAHVLRDPASETRP